The region GCCCTTTTCCTGCCTTCCGGCGAGGACGGGTTCGGGCAGAGCCCGATATTGGGTCAAGGGACAGGTCCCTTGCAAGTTCTTAGGGCGGCGCCCTAAGCTCCCGGAGGGCCTGGCTCTTGGTATATCTGCAGTTTTCAAGGTTCATTTGAGCCGATTTTTTCCGGCTTAGTTTTCATAGATTACTTGACACTACCTGTTCCGGTGCGCCATCCTGTTTTGCATAGGACTGCTGCCTGACGAGGGCGATGGGGCTGATGCCGCCGTTTTCCCACTTGATTCCCACGCTTGAGCATAGGCTTATAGCCGAACTGTAGAACGAGCAGGCCATGCACCAAAAGAAAACTGCCAGCAATGCCCATATCACCGGCACCATATAATGAACATAATTGTCAGTTTTCAATACGAACCCTGTCTCCTTCCGCTATCGCCTTATTTGAACTTGTTATCACCTGGTCGGAGTAAGTAAGCGCGCTCTCAACGCTCATCATTTTACTGTCTCTGTCCTTTACATTGATATCAATCCTTGCAGTGACCCACTCTGTTCCCATCACAGAATTCTGTCTGCGAATCACCAACACGTGATCACCTCTGGAATCTGTTCTAAGTGCTGTAATAGGCAGACAGCTTTGATACGTCTCGCTTTTCCTGCTCAATGACAGCTGTGCGGGCAGACCAACTGAATAACTTCCTTCGGGTAAAACTGCAGATACAAAAACCTTATCCTCCTCATCCGATGTACTGACAGAATTAATCGCCACCTCTATCTTCTGCGTACTTCCATCCGCTTGAAACGTAAGTTCTCCCTTGTCTCCGGCTATAAAGTGCTGTGCAGATTCCTTATCCAGGACTCCTTCAAAAACAAATCCTCTGTCATCACAGGAAAGCGTGACTACCTCCTCATCTGCTTCTGTTTTAGCGCCTCTTTTCACAGTACTTAATACGGTTCCGGACGCCGGAGCCAGCAATTGCCCATCATGGGCCAACATTTCCCGCAGCAATTGCCATGCTTTTTCTTTCTCAGCCAATTCAGACCCGCAGGTAATCCTTGTGATTTCATCTTCTTTCTGTGACGCATCCGTCTGCTTCTGTGCATTTTCCAATGCTATCTGCGCTGCTTCAATCGCCCTTTGTGCCTCATAAAGTTCCTCTTCTCTCTGATACCAATTGTCTTCTGATTCACGCCTGACCTCTGTCAAGGTATCCTTTACAGCCTCAACCGCTGCCTGGGCTTCTATGACCGCGGCTTCGTCAGAAAAGTCGGTACGCTTCTTTGCCTTTGTCAGCGCTGCTCTTGCATCCCTGAGGGTATCTCTGGCCCTTTCTATCCTGTTATCCCAGCGCTCCTCAATGGCATCCAGATTATCTGCAGCACTGTCATAGGACGAAGTTTTATAGTCTGCTCCTGACAATTCCTTTTTGGCCTGTTTCAATTCCTCCTTTGCATTGGAAAGTTCCTCTTTTGCTGCATTTAGCTCCTCGGTATAATCAGAGGTGTCTCCAGGCTCCTGCTTTGCAATCGCCTCCTTGATATCGTTCACCGCCTGATTCGCATCGTTAAGATTACGTTCCGCCTGATTATAAGCCTCCAACAACTCCTGATACGCCTCCCTTGAGGCATCCAGATGGTCTGAGGCATCATCACGCTCTCTTCTGGCATCATAGATAGCCTCCTCTGCCGCATCTTTGATATCCTCCAGATTTTCTTTTGCTTCCTTAACCACCGCCTCTGCTTTATCAATAAGGTCCTGCCTGGTTGCAGCGACAGCCTTTTCATCTCTGGTCTCGGCAGCCGCGAGCTTCTCTTCCAGCTTTGAATAATCTTCCTGTAATCTTGTGTTTTGCCGGGCATATTTTTCAGATAAGCGATGATACGCCTGCCTGGCATCCTCAAGATTACGTTGTGCCGTGATTACATCATTGCCGCCCTCACTTCCGGAAAGCTCTATTTTCAATTGCAGGATACGGATTTCATCTTCCAGTTTCTTAGCCTGTTCTTCAATGGAAGAAACGTCAAATTCAAGCAGTGCATCACCCGCGTTTACCTGACTGCCTTTTCCTGTCTTAACCGCCACGACCTTAAGCCCCTCCGGCAGCGTAATGCCCCTGTCAGATGCTGCTTGAATCGTTCCTTCTGCTTCAGCCCGGTCCGTTAAGGCCCCGCTTGTCAGGGTCGCTACATGGATGCTGGCAGTTGTAAAGGAATGGGAAACACGGGATATGATTGTGCATACAAATATCAGTGTAAAAAACGCAACAATAGAATGTACAGCTATGCGCTGCACACGATTTTCTATGAGAGGCCTGTATTTCTCTCCAGAAGCAAGCATGCTTTTTTGCTGTTTTAAAACCATATTCATTTTTTCTACAATATGTAAGCGCATAGCTGTATCGTCTCCTACAGGTTAGTTGAATTCAATCACAATGATTCTGTCTGCCAAAAAAGTACCGTCTTCCTGCTGGTTTCCGAAACATAATACAAAGTCTTTATCCTTCAGCCCACTCTTTTCACTGTCTTTCAGAGAATAACTGCTTCCGTCTGATTTCACAAGCCCCTTTTGAAATACGGCCCCGTCTGCATAAACAATCTTTATACTGCCTCCATCCCCGGAAGATGAACTGCCGTCTGCGAAGGGGGAGGTATTCATCATAAAGCCTGCATCCGAGCACCCACCGGCTGTCCCGCTTACATCGGCAGATTCTATCATGTCACTCGCGTCTGTGAATGTGTCCAGCGTTTCCGCCTCTTTTTCTCCTTGGTCCGCATCAGTTCCTTCGGCGGCAGCATCTGGACTCACCATCTCCGTTTCCTTCGTAACTTCCTCCTGATCGGCCTCTATACTGAGATACGTGACAGATTCATTCTCCAGGTTGCTGGACACTTCTGTTGTCCCGGTTTTTGCCTGCGTATTGGCATCTGAGCCAGCACACCCGGCAGATAAAAGCATACCGGCACAGATTACTGCACACAGCCCGGCCGTTTTTCTTTTTACAACATATTTCTTCATCGTTCTAACTCCTCTCTATCCCTATTTCATGTTACATTTGCTCATTGATATAAAGGCTGGCACGGCTCTGGATTCGTTCAGCCGCTTCCTTTGCATTCCTTGCCCCAGAAAAGTACTCACGGGCTTCTTCCAGTATGATTTGTTCCAGCGTCTGATTGTCATTTACCACATAGGCGGCATTGCTTAGAAGCTGCCTTGTCACTTGAGCATCCTCCGTTGTTGCCTTTCCATTTTCATAAAGCCATGTCCAGATTGATTTTCCGTCAATCGCTGCCTGCATGACTGTATCAAAGGCGCCTTGATGGACCGGCAGCATGCTGCAGGACTTCTGATGCTCTTCTGTCAATAATGTCCTGACAAACTCCCAGGCGCCGTCTTTCTGCCCGCTGGCCGAAGATATTCCGATTTTTACTTCGGGTTTGAGGGCATGATACTCACCGCTGCTGCTTGGAAGGCCCAGCAGTTCCAGGTTCCCGTGATAATAGTCCCTATACTGGGTAATCTGGTAAATACTGAGGATGGTTTCATATGCTGCTACATAAGTACCGCTTAGATTTTCTCCTCCAAAGCCGTTTTTACTGTTATCCTGTATCCGTCCGGCAAATTCCAGTAATTTTATGAATTCAGGTGAATCAAAGGAACACTTGCCCGAGGCCCAGTCAACAAAGCTGTTATCCGTCTGAAGCATGACTTTAAGAAAAGATGCCCCCGACATATTGCTTATGGAATTAGATCCGGAAGCGTTCAGGACATTCTCCAAATCCTGCAGTGTCCACCCGGTTCTTCCCTTCATGATGTCTGCATCAGCCAGCATGGTTGATACTGCTACCCCGTCTGTAATATAAGGTAATTTCCCATCAAGGCTTATGGCCTTAAAAACATTTTCAAAATAGTCCTCCATATGGAGCATTGGGTCCTTCTCTATATACGGATAAAGGTCTTCCAACAGCCCTTTACTATGGTAAATCTGGACCGAAAGATTACTCATATCCAGAATATCCGGAATATCACCAGAAATAATCCGTGTATTCAGATTGACAACCGCACTGTCCCATTCCTCATCGGACACGTTTTGCTCAAATGGAAAATACTC is a window of Enterocloster clostridioformis DNA encoding:
- a CDS encoding ABC transporter substrate-binding protein codes for the protein MKMIRQVLTVLGLTGMLFSMTACGKQTKTEAPEASYIASFFDIPDTVAYISRLLIKDNTAYMCCFEESGISYLASMTVGDGEFQKLPLEVEASTSLLDFAFDSKGSTWAVCMDDTDRYSLKKFDRDGQVIQNIDLNEVLETTNAAGAGRDLFLSIDAEGYICVAEKRGNTSAYIFDDKGQFLFPLTYEGNLLNTITTAEGQIGVCASSANRMDYDLLTVDMKSRDWNKDRIYLKATAGLYGGSSNSFYRFDSSSLYSYAAGSQEGRHVFNWSDVGLSASDVHLGELSDGRLIVAAASPNQTTAFTYEMAVLSQGVDERTVLSMVSLTAGPGVVQAVSDFNKTNSQYRIERTEYFPFEQNVSDEEWDSAVVNLNTRIISGDIPDILDMSNLSVQIYHSKGLLEDLYPYIEKDPMLHMEDYFENVFKAISLDGKLPYITDGVAVSTMLADADIMKGRTGWTLQDLENVLNASGSNSISNMSGASFLKVMLQTDNSFVDWASGKCSFDSPEFIKLLEFAGRIQDNSKNGFGGENLSGTYVAAYETILSIYQITQYRDYYHGNLELLGLPSSSGEYHALKPEVKIGISSASGQKDGAWEFVRTLLTEEHQKSCSMLPVHQGAFDTVMQAAIDGKSIWTWLYENGKATTEDAQVTRQLLSNAAYVVNDNQTLEQIILEEAREYFSGARNAKEAAERIQSRASLYINEQM